From the Opitutia bacterium genome, one window contains:
- a CDS encoding DUF3185 family protein: MNKSLSVALLVVGVVLLVFGFNASQSVSSDVSRAFTGNPTDKSVWFFVGGAVAAILGLFGLFAGRGSKRL; the protein is encoded by the coding sequence ATGAACAAATCGCTCTCCGTTGCGCTGCTTGTCGTCGGCGTCGTGTTGTTGGTTTTCGGCTTCAACGCATCGCAATCCGTCAGCTCCGACGTTTCCCGCGCCTTCACGGGCAATCCCACGGACAAATCGGTGTGGTTCTTCGTGGGTGGCGCCGTGGCGGCAATCCTGGGTCTGTTCGGCCTTTTTGCCGGCCGCGGTTCGAAACGGCTCTAG
- a CDS encoding LysM peptidoglycan-binding domain-containing protein yields the protein MPRVPVLLRRHVLPLVAVAVLALGLAGCGGDSRQSYATEADEPYYRQAEQMKRSGRLQEALSAYLKVIEKRGDDAPESHLEAGLIYAQHIRDPIAAIYHFRKYLSLRPNSAQAPLVKQRIDAAVRDFARTLPAQPLDTQVQRVDLIAAMDKLKLENDILKQQVADLQAGRENTVTAAPTDSPAERSTPTLTPAPTPTTRAPVIAGGSANNFSVNLETMPTVRTRPATARPEPAKPAPTTRPAAATAQKQTPTTQAPQPARGARTHTVRPGDTLSNLSQRYYGNRTRWRDIFQANRATMRNEGDLKIGSQITIPP from the coding sequence GTGCCGCGCGTTCCTGTCCTGCTCCGTCGCCACGTGCTGCCGCTCGTCGCGGTGGCCGTTTTGGCGTTGGGTTTGGCCGGATGCGGCGGCGACAGCCGGCAATCCTACGCGACGGAGGCGGACGAGCCGTATTACCGCCAAGCCGAGCAGATGAAGCGCTCCGGCCGCCTGCAGGAAGCTCTCTCCGCCTATCTCAAGGTCATCGAAAAACGCGGCGACGACGCGCCGGAATCCCACCTCGAAGCGGGGTTGATCTACGCGCAGCACATCCGCGACCCGATCGCCGCGATCTACCATTTCCGAAAATACCTCTCGCTCCGACCGAACAGCGCGCAGGCCCCGCTCGTGAAGCAGCGGATCGACGCGGCCGTGCGGGATTTCGCGCGCACGTTGCCGGCCCAGCCGCTCGACACGCAGGTCCAGCGCGTCGACCTCATCGCGGCGATGGACAAGCTGAAGCTCGAAAACGACATCCTGAAGCAGCAAGTCGCCGACCTCCAAGCCGGCCGCGAAAACACCGTGACCGCCGCGCCGACGGATTCGCCGGCCGAGCGTTCCACGCCCACGCTGACGCCCGCGCCGACACCCACCACCCGCGCGCCGGTGATCGCCGGAGGCAGCGCGAACAATTTCTCGGTCAACCTCGAAACCATGCCGACGGTGCGCACGCGTCCGGCGACCGCGCGTCCCGAGCCGGCGAAGCCCGCGCCCACGACGCGCCCCGCCGCCGCCACGGCGCAAAAGCAAACGCCGACGACGCAAGCACCGCAGCCCGCGCGCGGCGCCCGCACGCACACGGTGCGCCCGGGCGACACGCTCTCGAATCTCTCGCAGCGCTACTACGGCAATCGCACGCGTTGGCGCGACATCTTCCAAGCCAACCGCGCCACGATGCGCAACGAGGGCGACCTCAAGATCGGCTCGCAGATCACGATCCCGCCCTGA
- a CDS encoding PH domain-containing protein gives MRSLVLRWMRVPTEPEPPLGAPGSVRTFRAGRNFYYVRLTRWIFTQVGAAAGIAFSLFFIAQLRGGFVAVRTAAIAASAASTPAAAPATQPTEDASAPKKKKRPRPSDEERFRELARRLPPWSMDLVAVIELLTIAGFLVQLPFTFAAVRLDWELRWYIVTDRSLRIRAGIWSLQESTMSFANLQQVEVSQGPLQRLLGIADVRVQSAGGGGVTEHGKHDGESLHTGIFHGVDNAQEIRDLVLERLRQFRHAGLGDPDEAHAAPAPIAPIPEATAGDALAAAREVLAEARALRATVS, from the coding sequence GTGCGTTCCCTCGTCTTGCGCTGGATGCGAGTGCCGACCGAACCGGAGCCGCCACTCGGTGCGCCAGGCTCCGTGCGCACGTTCCGCGCCGGTCGGAATTTCTACTACGTCCGCCTCACCCGCTGGATTTTCACCCAGGTCGGTGCCGCGGCCGGCATCGCTTTCTCGCTCTTCTTCATCGCACAGCTGCGCGGAGGTTTCGTGGCGGTCCGCACCGCGGCCATCGCCGCTTCCGCTGCCAGCACGCCCGCCGCCGCGCCCGCAACGCAGCCGACCGAGGACGCGTCCGCTCCTAAGAAGAAAAAGCGCCCCCGACCCTCGGACGAGGAACGTTTCCGCGAGTTAGCCCGCCGCCTGCCGCCTTGGTCGATGGACTTGGTGGCGGTCATCGAACTGCTCACCATCGCCGGTTTTCTCGTGCAACTGCCCTTCACGTTCGCGGCCGTGCGTCTCGATTGGGAACTGCGCTGGTATATCGTCACCGATCGCAGCCTGCGCATCCGCGCCGGCATCTGGTCGCTGCAGGAGTCGACCATGAGTTTCGCCAACCTCCAGCAGGTCGAGGTCTCGCAAGGCCCGCTTCAGCGCCTGCTGGGCATCGCCGACGTGCGCGTGCAGTCTGCGGGCGGCGGCGGGGTCACCGAGCACGGCAAGCACGATGGCGAATCGCTGCACACCGGCATTTTCCACGGCGTCGACAACGCCCAGGAAATCCGCGACCTCGTCCTCGAGCGCCTGCGCCAATTCCGCCACGCCGGACTCGGCGATCCCGACGAAGCGCACGCCGCCCCCGCGCCGATCGCCCCGATCCCCGAGGCGACTGCCGGCGACGCGCTGGCCGCCGCGCGCGAAGTCCTCGCCGAGGCCCGGGCGCTGCGCGCCACCGTGAGCTGA
- a CDS encoding TIGR00645 family protein, translating into MSEPSSRTEAFLERTIFASRWLQAPLYVGLIAAQAVYVYQFFVELWHLFHIVTGPGTVKDPSTAIMLGVLGLIDVVMIANLLIMVIIGGYETFVSRLHIDNHVDQPEWLSHVNAGVLKVKLATALISISSIHLLKTFIEVRSPSIAFTDQGVMWQVIIHGVFVLSAIALAWTDKIMMAGVEAVKSSGKH; encoded by the coding sequence ATGTCCGAGCCGAGTTCACGCACCGAAGCCTTCCTCGAACGCACGATCTTCGCCAGCCGCTGGCTGCAGGCGCCGCTCTACGTCGGCCTCATCGCCGCGCAGGCGGTCTACGTCTACCAGTTCTTCGTCGAGCTGTGGCACCTGTTCCACATCGTGACCGGCCCCGGCACCGTGAAGGACCCGAGCACCGCCATCATGCTCGGCGTGCTCGGCCTGATCGACGTCGTGATGATCGCCAATCTCCTCATCATGGTGATCATCGGCGGCTACGAGACCTTCGTGTCGCGCCTGCACATCGACAACCACGTCGACCAACCCGAGTGGCTCAGCCATGTGAACGCCGGCGTCCTCAAGGTGAAGCTCGCCACCGCGCTCATCAGCATCTCGTCGATTCACCTGCTGAAAACCTTCATCGAAGTCCGCTCGCCGAGCATCGCTTTCACCGATCAAGGCGTGATGTGGCAGGTCATCATCCACGGCGTGTTCGTGCTCTCCGCCATCGCGCTCGCGTGGACCGACAAGATCATGATGGCTGGCGTGGAGGCGGTGAAGTCCTCCGGCAAACACTGA
- a CDS encoding YjbQ family protein, protein MSSIHQTTLTIRSPGQGTHEITDELARELARSGLQRGVATIFCQHTSASLVIMENADPSARRDLEAWLNRLVPEDDQHFTHTLEGADDMPSHIKMALTRTSEQVPFAEGRLLLGTWQGVFLWEHRRSAHTRRVVVTFVGE, encoded by the coding sequence ATGTCCTCGATTCATCAAACCACTCTCACGATCCGCTCGCCCGGCCAAGGCACGCACGAGATCACCGACGAACTCGCGCGTGAACTCGCGCGCAGCGGTCTGCAGCGCGGCGTCGCGACGATTTTCTGCCAGCACACGAGCGCGAGTCTCGTGATCATGGAAAACGCCGACCCGTCCGCGCGACGCGATCTCGAGGCGTGGCTCAACCGGTTGGTGCCGGAGGACGACCAGCATTTCACGCACACGCTCGAGGGCGCGGACGACATGCCGAGCCACATCAAGATGGCGCTCACGCGCACGAGCGAACAGGTGCCGTTCGCCGAGGGACGGTTGCTGCTCGGCACGTGGCAGGGCGTTTTCCTCTGGGAACACCGTCGCTCGGCGCACACGCGGCGCGTGGTGGTGACGTTCGTCGGCGAGTGA
- a CDS encoding PH domain-containing protein → MERPHRNLLTYYFLSLLVFPPLLLIVGPYYYFRYHTMRYKFTADGISMSWGILFRREIIVQYARIQDIHLRSNLVERWLGLARILVQTASGSSGAEMTIEGLREFEAVRDFLYHQMRGVKDPAIKPSAAPATPPTGQDADLAAALREVAAELRATRQALAKHGAKHGGSADV, encoded by the coding sequence ATCGAGCGACCGCACCGCAACCTGCTCACGTATTACTTCCTGTCGTTGCTGGTTTTCCCGCCGCTGCTGCTCATCGTCGGTCCCTACTACTACTTCCGCTACCACACGATGCGCTACAAGTTCACGGCGGACGGCATCTCCATGAGCTGGGGCATCCTGTTCCGCCGCGAAATCATCGTTCAATACGCGCGCATCCAGGACATCCATCTGCGTTCCAACCTCGTCGAACGCTGGCTCGGTCTCGCCCGCATCCTCGTGCAAACCGCGAGCGGCAGCTCCGGCGCCGAGATGACCATCGAGGGCCTGCGCGAGTTCGAAGCCGTCCGCGACTTCCTCTATCATCAGATGCGCGGAGTAAAGGACCCCGCCATCAAACCCAGCGCCGCCCCAGCCACGCCGCCAACCGGACAAGACGCCGACCTCGCCGCCGCGCTCCGCGAAGTCGCCGCCGAGCTGCGCGCCACCCGCCAGGCCCTCGCCAAACATGGCGCCAAACACGGAGGGTCCGCAGATGTTTGA
- a CDS encoding KpsF/GutQ family sugar-phosphate isomerase: protein MPLDAPTILAKARQCLAIEREALDATAAILNGDFVDVVRAVEETISAGRKLIFTGIGKSAHIAQKLTGTFNSTGVPSAFLDPTNALHGDLGLCAAGDLAFLLSNSGSTHEMLRLLPLFERFGLKTVALTGAPESELARGADLRLIYRAPREACPLALAPTASTTAALGLGDALAMVLLETRGVTREDFAKYHPSGTLGMTLLLRVKDIMRTGEGCPLLPEAKTTVQEAILAMTGAKAGAVALTTADGKLAGIFTDGDFRRTALNGGADFLKAPVAQFMTRGGKTIGADVLAVEALKLFQQFKISDLFALDADGRPVGYIDVQDLPKLKIL from the coding sequence ATGCCACTCGACGCCCCTACGATTCTCGCCAAGGCCCGCCAATGTCTCGCCATCGAGCGCGAAGCGCTCGACGCCACCGCGGCGATCCTCAACGGCGATTTCGTGGACGTCGTGCGCGCCGTCGAGGAGACGATCTCCGCCGGCCGGAAACTCATCTTCACCGGCATCGGCAAGTCCGCGCACATCGCGCAGAAACTCACGGGCACGTTCAACAGCACCGGCGTGCCGTCGGCCTTCCTCGATCCGACCAACGCGCTGCACGGCGACCTCGGATTGTGCGCGGCGGGTGATTTGGCGTTTCTCCTCAGCAACAGCGGCTCGACGCACGAGATGCTGCGCCTGTTGCCGCTGTTCGAACGGTTCGGACTGAAAACGGTGGCGCTCACCGGCGCGCCCGAGAGCGAACTGGCGCGCGGTGCCGACCTGAGGCTCATCTACCGCGCGCCGCGCGAGGCGTGTCCGCTGGCGCTCGCGCCGACGGCCAGCACGACGGCCGCGCTCGGCCTCGGCGACGCCCTCGCGATGGTGTTGCTCGAGACGCGCGGCGTGACGCGCGAGGATTTCGCGAAGTATCACCCGTCCGGCACGCTCGGCATGACACTGCTGCTCCGCGTGAAGGACATCATGCGCACCGGCGAAGGCTGCCCGCTGCTCCCGGAGGCGAAGACGACCGTGCAGGAGGCGATCCTGGCGATGACCGGCGCGAAGGCCGGCGCGGTGGCGCTCACGACGGCGGACGGAAAACTCGCGGGCATCTTCACCGACGGCGATTTCCGCCGCACGGCGCTCAACGGCGGCGCGGATTTCCTGAAGGCGCCCGTCGCGCAATTCATGACCCGCGGCGGCAAGACGATCGGCGCCGACGTGCTGGCGGTCGAAGCGTTGAAACTTTTTCAGCAGTTCAAGATCTCCGACCTGTTCGCGCTCGACGCGGATGGCCGACCGGTCGGCTACATCGATGTGCAGGACCTGCCGAAGCTGAAGATTCTCTGA
- a CDS encoding MBL fold metallo-hydrolase, with product MFTIRGLMGVCHLLVDERGEAVLLDTGLIGERTQIRWMLRRLGLEPESVKAILLTHGHLDHGANAAWAQRFTGAPLYAHPAEQAHLDGTYPFKGAARWCGRLERVGYNVLNYRPARIDRFIADGDELPFWGGLRVVHLPGHTEGHCGFYSARHDLLFSGDLFASYFFNVHFPPPFLNARPDLLVDSVRKTIALNPRWIVPQHYDVLDGELHRRRFHALCERAVQRSRRTTRL from the coding sequence GTGTTCACGATCCGTGGCCTCATGGGCGTGTGCCACCTGCTCGTCGACGAACGCGGGGAGGCGGTGCTGCTCGACACCGGTCTCATCGGCGAGCGCACGCAGATCCGCTGGATGCTTCGCCGACTCGGCCTCGAACCGGAATCGGTCAAGGCGATCCTGCTCACGCATGGGCATCTCGACCACGGCGCGAACGCCGCGTGGGCGCAACGTTTCACCGGCGCGCCGCTCTACGCGCATCCCGCCGAACAGGCGCACCTCGACGGCACTTATCCGTTCAAGGGCGCGGCCCGCTGGTGCGGCCGCTTGGAGCGGGTGGGCTACAACGTTCTCAACTACCGCCCGGCGCGCATCGACCGTTTCATCGCGGACGGCGACGAGTTGCCGTTCTGGGGCGGTTTGCGCGTGGTGCATCTGCCCGGCCACACGGAGGGCCACTGCGGCTTCTACAGCGCGCGGCACGATCTGCTTTTCAGCGGCGACTTGTTCGCGAGCTACTTCTTCAACGTGCACTTTCCGCCGCCGTTCCTGAACGCGCGTCCGGACCTGCTCGTGGACAGCGTGCGCAAGACGATCGCGCTGAACCCGCGCTGGATCGTGCCACAGCACTACGACGTGCTCGACGGCGAATTGCACCGTCGGCGCTTTCACGCGCTCTGCGAGCGCGCGGTCCAGCGCAGCCGGCGGACGACGCGGCTCTGA
- a CDS encoding 6-carboxytetrahydropterin synthase — MPYRIAKIFEIESGHLLSKHPEKCRFPHGHSRKVEVVLVADSLDANDMVCDFKAVKLMLADFLGRWDHALAINTADPQFAYFQKAYGERIVSFPDRDPTTEVMAKAIFDELTRRLAEPTPSGNYAIGPNVRVERIRVTETSSSWAEYSA, encoded by the coding sequence ATGCCCTACCGCATCGCCAAAATTTTCGAGATCGAGAGCGGACACCTGCTCTCCAAGCACCCGGAAAAGTGCCGCTTCCCGCACGGCCACAGCCGCAAGGTCGAGGTCGTGCTCGTCGCCGACAGTCTCGATGCGAACGACATGGTCTGCGACTTCAAGGCCGTGAAGCTCATGCTCGCGGACTTCCTCGGTCGCTGGGACCACGCGCTCGCGATCAACACCGCGGACCCGCAGTTCGCCTATTTCCAAAAAGCCTACGGCGAGCGCATCGTCTCGTTTCCGGACCGCGACCCGACCACCGAAGTCATGGCGAAAGCGATCTTCGACGAGCTCACGCGCCGCCTCGCCGAGCCAACCCCGAGCGGCAACTACGCCATCGGGCCGAACGTCCGCGTGGAACGCATCCGCGTCACCGAGACCAGCTCGAGCTGGGCCGAATACTCGGCCTGA
- a CDS encoding fumarate hydratase yields the protein MATPAFTYSDTFAHGPDDTTYRLLTKEGVSTATFEGKEVLKITPETLAYVAREALHDANFFLRTKHVEQVAAILKDPEASNNDRYVALTLLKNAEIAAGGILPMCQDTGTAIVFGKKGQQVWTGANDAEWLSRGVYECYTKENLRYSQTAALDMFKEVNTGTNLPAQIDLYATEGQKYELLFVAKGGGSANKTYLFQETKALLNPKSLEKFVVDKMQLLGTAACPPYHLVFVIGGTSAETCLKTVKLASTKYYDTLPTTGDAHGRAFRDVEMEAKVLKFAQQSGVGAQFGGKYFALDVRIIRLPRHGASCPVGMGVSCSADRNIKAKITKDGVFLEQMETNPGRFIPAEMRTFKDDSAVRIDLNQPMAEIRAALSKLPVTTRVLLNGPMIVARDIAHAKLKERVDAGQGLPQYFKDHPVYYAGPAKTPAGYASGSFGPTTAGRMDSYVDLFQSLGGSMVMLAKGNRSKQVTDACKKHGGFYLGSIGGPAAILAKDSIKKVEVHEYPELGMEAVWKIEVQDFPAFILVDDKGNDFFVQNCGICAPH from the coding sequence ATGGCTACGCCCGCGTTCACCTATTCCGACACGTTCGCCCACGGCCCCGACGATACGACCTATCGCCTGCTCACGAAGGAAGGCGTCTCGACCGCAACCTTCGAAGGCAAAGAGGTTCTCAAAATCACGCCGGAGACGCTGGCCTACGTCGCGCGCGAGGCGTTGCACGACGCCAATTTTTTCCTCCGCACGAAGCACGTCGAGCAAGTCGCCGCGATCTTGAAAGACCCCGAGGCGTCGAACAATGACCGCTACGTCGCGCTCACGCTGCTCAAGAACGCCGAGATCGCCGCCGGCGGCATTCTGCCGATGTGTCAGGACACCGGCACCGCGATCGTCTTCGGCAAGAAGGGCCAGCAAGTCTGGACCGGCGCCAACGACGCCGAGTGGCTCTCGCGCGGCGTCTACGAGTGCTACACGAAGGAAAACCTCCGCTATTCGCAGACCGCGGCGCTCGACATGTTCAAGGAGGTCAACACCGGCACCAACCTGCCCGCGCAGATCGACCTCTACGCCACCGAGGGCCAGAAATACGAGCTGCTCTTCGTTGCGAAAGGCGGCGGCTCGGCGAACAAGACCTACCTGTTCCAGGAGACGAAGGCACTGCTCAATCCGAAGAGCCTAGAGAAGTTCGTCGTCGACAAGATGCAGCTGCTCGGCACCGCCGCGTGCCCGCCGTATCACCTCGTGTTCGTCATCGGCGGCACCAGCGCCGAGACGTGCCTGAAGACCGTGAAGCTCGCCTCCACGAAATACTACGACACGCTGCCGACCACCGGCGACGCGCACGGCCGTGCGTTCCGCGACGTCGAGATGGAGGCCAAGGTGCTCAAGTTCGCACAACAGAGCGGCGTCGGCGCGCAGTTCGGCGGCAAATATTTCGCCCTCGATGTCCGCATCATCCGCCTGCCGCGCCACGGCGCGAGCTGCCCGGTCGGCATGGGCGTTTCATGCAGCGCCGACCGCAACATCAAGGCGAAGATCACGAAAGACGGCGTCTTCCTCGAACAGATGGAGACCAACCCCGGGCGCTTCATCCCGGCCGAGATGCGGACGTTCAAGGACGACAGCGCCGTGCGCATCGACCTGAACCAGCCGATGGCCGAGATCCGCGCGGCGCTTTCCAAATTGCCCGTCACGACGCGCGTGTTGCTCAACGGCCCGATGATCGTCGCGCGCGACATCGCGCATGCGAAGCTCAAGGAGCGCGTCGATGCCGGCCAGGGATTGCCGCAGTATTTCAAAGACCACCCGGTCTACTACGCCGGCCCCGCGAAGACGCCTGCCGGTTACGCGTCCGGTTCGTTCGGTCCGACGACGGCCGGCCGCATGGACAGCTACGTCGACCTCTTCCAGTCGCTCGGCGGCTCGATGGTGATGCTCGCCAAGGGCAACCGCTCGAAGCAGGTCACCGACGCCTGCAAGAAACACGGCGGTTTCTACCTCGGCAGCATCGGCGGCCCGGCGGCGATCCTCGCCAAGGACTCGATCAAGAAGGTCGAGGTGCACGAGTATCCCGAGCTCGGCATGGAGGCCGTGTGGAAAATCGAGGTGCAGGATTTCCCGGCGTTCATCCTCGTCGACGACAAGGGCAACGACTTCTTCGTCCAGAACTGCGGCATCTGCGCGCCGCATTGA
- the hemN gene encoding oxygen-independent coproporphyrinogen III oxidase yields MVSPRYTVPPAIEPALELVRKYNIPGPRYTSYPTAPQFSDQIDRYALLQEIRRDNADASTPLSLYFHLPFCESLCWYCGCNTVITMRRASASEYVDLLIKELEMTAPLLDLNRPVTQLHFGGGTPTFLPPADIDRLAAAIHKYFKFSADAEISVEIDPRRLTKEHVEAFRRLGCNRASLGVQDTNPQVQVAIHRWQPLAMTKQAIDWLREAGYQSVSVDLIYGLPLQTPDSFSKTVDEVIALNPDRLAVFSYAHVPWVKPAQKIFDQRQQLPSTEEKLTMLMSASHKLVAAGYATIGMDHFARPQDELAVAFAEGTLHRNFQGYTTRAGASLYGFGMSSISQTDGSFRQNYKELPDYETAIKEGRLPIERGYLLSEDDKRRRTIITDIMCARGLDFAKLSKQLGLDFEQTYAAELATLGDLEADGLIERTPGRVAITQIGQLFLRIFGMRFDAHLEKKRTGFSKVV; encoded by the coding sequence ATGGTGTCTCCACGCTACACCGTCCCTCCCGCCATCGAACCCGCGCTTGAGCTGGTCCGGAAATACAACATTCCCGGCCCGCGCTACACGTCGTATCCGACCGCGCCGCAGTTCTCCGACCAGATCGACCGCTACGCCTTGCTCCAGGAGATCCGCCGCGACAACGCCGACGCCAGCACGCCGCTCTCGCTCTACTTCCACCTGCCGTTCTGCGAGTCGCTTTGCTGGTATTGCGGCTGCAACACCGTCATCACGATGCGCCGCGCGTCGGCCTCGGAATACGTCGACCTCCTGATCAAGGAGCTCGAGATGACCGCGCCGCTGCTCGACCTGAACCGCCCCGTCACGCAGCTGCACTTCGGCGGCGGCACGCCAACCTTCCTGCCGCCGGCCGACATCGATCGCCTCGCCGCCGCGATCCACAAGTATTTCAAGTTCTCCGCCGACGCCGAAATCTCCGTCGAGATCGACCCGCGCCGCCTGACCAAGGAGCACGTCGAAGCCTTCCGCCGCCTCGGCTGCAACCGCGCCTCGCTCGGCGTGCAGGACACGAACCCGCAGGTGCAGGTCGCCATCCACCGCTGGCAGCCGCTCGCGATGACGAAGCAAGCGATCGATTGGCTCCGCGAAGCGGGTTACCAGTCCGTCAGCGTCGACCTCATCTACGGCCTGCCGCTGCAAACGCCCGATTCGTTCAGCAAGACGGTCGACGAAGTCATCGCGCTCAATCCCGACCGCCTCGCCGTCTTCAGCTACGCGCACGTGCCGTGGGTGAAGCCTGCGCAAAAAATCTTCGACCAGCGCCAGCAACTCCCGAGCACCGAGGAAAAGCTGACGATGCTCATGTCCGCGTCGCACAAGCTCGTCGCCGCCGGCTACGCGACGATTGGCATGGACCACTTCGCCCGCCCGCAGGACGAACTCGCCGTCGCCTTCGCCGAAGGCACGCTCCACCGCAATTTCCAAGGCTACACGACCCGCGCCGGCGCCTCGCTCTACGGCTTCGGCATGTCCTCGATTTCGCAGACCGACGGATCCTTCCGCCAGAACTACAAGGAACTCCCCGACTACGAAACCGCGATCAAGGAAGGCCGCCTGCCGATCGAGCGCGGCTACCTGCTCTCGGAGGACGACAAGCGCCGCCGCACGATCATCACCGACATCATGTGCGCGCGCGGCCTCGATTTCGCCAAGCTCTCCAAGCAGCTCGGCCTCGACTTCGAGCAGACCTACGCCGCCGAGCTCGCCACGCTCGGCGACCTCGAGGCCGACGGCCTTATCGAGCGCACGCCCGGCCGCGTAGCGATCACACAGATCGGCCAGCTTTTCCTCCGCATCTTCGGCATGCGCTTCGACGCGCATCTCGAGAAGAAACGCACCGGCTTCTCGAAAGTCGTCTGA
- a CDS encoding DUF1328 domain-containing protein: protein MLGYTILFLIIAIVAGALGFGVVAGTAAVIAKVCFVIFLVLFLFSLFRGTTRRP, encoded by the coding sequence ATGCTCGGCTACACCATCCTCTTCCTGATCATTGCCATTGTGGCTGGCGCACTCGGCTTCGGTGTCGTCGCCGGCACGGCGGCCGTGATCGCCAAGGTCTGCTTCGTGATCTTCCTCGTGCTGTTTCTCTTCTCGCTCTTCCGCGGCACCACGCGGCGCCCGTGA
- a CDS encoding RNHCP domain-containing protein: protein MSDHYRFSPPECRGAKLSYLKCRHCRGEFSLDAPGTRHRNHCPWCLWSVHLDNKPGDRAADCGGGMEPIAIHAATDGEWLLVHQCRTCFTVHVNRIAGDDSERELLGLAVRPLRNAPFPI, encoded by the coding sequence ATGTCAGACCATTATCGCTTTTCCCCGCCTGAGTGCCGCGGCGCGAAGCTTTCCTATCTCAAATGCCGGCACTGCCGCGGCGAGTTCTCCCTCGACGCGCCGGGCACGCGCCATCGCAACCACTGCCCGTGGTGCCTGTGGAGCGTGCATCTGGACAACAAGCCCGGCGATCGCGCCGCCGACTGTGGCGGCGGGATGGAGCCGATCGCCATCCACGCCGCGACCGACGGCGAGTGGCTGCTCGTGCATCAGTGCCGGACCTGCTTCACGGTCCACGTGAACCGCATCGCGGGCGACGATAGCGAACGCGAATTACTCGGGCTCGCCGTGCGTCCGTTGCGGAACGCGCCGTTCCCGATCTAA
- a CDS encoding aminotransferase class I/II-fold pyridoxal phosphate-dependent enzyme — MPRTSRRTSVFTESLIREMTRVALRHGAVNLSQGFPDFNPPAEILAAAKAEMDTDHHQYAITWGAPPLREALAAKLTRCTGLPCDPERNLIVTCGATEAMMVAVMTVADVGDSIGLFSPFYENYSADAILSGVKPVFATLQPPHYSFDPDELRRVFASGIKAFVLCNPSNPTGKVFTRAELEQIAALAQEFDVWIITDEVYEHIVFAPHQHTYLSALPGMAERTVMCSSLSKTFAITGWRLGYVFASAAMVAQGRKVHDFLTVGAAAPLQHAIVAGLKMPPAYYDALAAEYAERRDIFLGYLDRTGLRYTTPEGAYFVMLDISPFGFANDVEFAHWMTREIGVAPVPGSVFFPTPEHRYVRLNFAKRHETLHAAGERLLKLRRG, encoded by the coding sequence ATGCCACGCACCTCCCGCCGGACATCCGTTTTCACCGAGTCGCTGATTCGCGAGATGACGCGCGTCGCCCTGCGGCACGGCGCGGTGAATCTCTCCCAGGGTTTCCCGGACTTCAATCCGCCGGCCGAGATCCTGGCTGCGGCGAAGGCGGAGATGGACACCGACCACCACCAATACGCCATCACGTGGGGTGCGCCGCCACTCCGCGAGGCGCTCGCCGCCAAGCTCACCCGTTGCACCGGGCTCCCGTGCGATCCGGAGAGAAATCTCATCGTCACCTGCGGCGCCACCGAAGCGATGATGGTCGCGGTGATGACCGTCGCCGACGTCGGCGACAGCATCGGGCTGTTCTCGCCCTTCTACGAGAATTACAGCGCCGACGCGATCCTCTCGGGCGTGAAGCCCGTCTTCGCCACGCTCCAGCCGCCGCACTACTCGTTTGATCCGGATGAGCTGCGCCGCGTCTTCGCGAGCGGCATCAAGGCCTTCGTGCTCTGCAATCCGTCGAATCCGACCGGCAAGGTCTTCACCCGCGCCGAGCTCGAGCAAATCGCCGCGCTCGCGCAGGAGTTCGACGTCTGGATCATCACCGATGAAGTCTACGAGCACATCGTCTTCGCGCCGCACCAGCACACGTATCTCTCGGCGCTGCCGGGCATGGCGGAGCGCACGGTGATGTGCAGCTCGCTCTCGAAAACCTTCGCGATCACCGGCTGGCGACTCGGTTATGTTTTCGCGTCGGCGGCCATGGTCGCGCAGGGCCGCAAGGTGCACGACTTCCTCACCGTCGGCGCCGCCGCGCCCTTGCAGCACGCGATCGTCGCCGGACTGAAAATGCCGCCGGCCTACTACGACGCGCTCGCTGCCGAGTATGCGGAGCGGCGTGACATCTTCCTCGGCTATCTCGACCGCACCGGCTTGCGCTACACCACGCCGGAGGGCGCGTATTTCGTGATGCTCGACATCTCGCCTTTCGGTTTCGCGAACGACGTCGAGTTCGCTCACTGGATGACGCGCGAGATCGGTGTCGCGCCGGTGCCGGGCTCGGTGTTCTTCCCGACGCCGGAGCACCGCTACGTGCGCCTGAACTTCGCCAAACGCCACGAGACGCTGCACGCCGCCGGCGAGCGGCTGCTGAAACTCCGCCGCGGATGA